One genomic segment of uncultured Desulfobacter sp. includes these proteins:
- a CDS encoding HD domain-containing protein, which yields MMTHDDFLKIEKQFYAYTRPFVDRAEDPYPFVLKQEHTARVCKAMEMLCASLDLDGPKTARACAAAMVHDMGRFPQFAVFHTYSDARSKNHAALGCGEIVRSNIVSHLSVTDRQLILRAVALHNRPRLPVTLGADLGLLARLLRDADKIDIFNVMKNHYLNPDSSHGFITYNLHDDGKIPEIAALALLETRQNHLSFVNTLNDMRIFQAGMVYDLNFPAAADAILDMEVIPVLLDGIPPSDLITRLEQALLDHLKALASSNHGKHVNKFDY from the coding sequence ATGATGACCCACGATGATTTTTTAAAGATAGAAAAACAGTTTTATGCGTATACCAGGCCCTTTGTAGACAGAGCCGAAGACCCCTATCCCTTTGTGCTCAAACAGGAACATACGGCCCGGGTCTGCAAGGCCATGGAAATGCTTTGCGCATCCCTTGATCTTGATGGCCCGAAAACTGCCCGGGCCTGTGCTGCTGCCATGGTTCACGATATGGGCCGATTCCCCCAGTTCGCCGTTTTTCACACCTATTCTGATGCCCGTTCCAAAAACCATGCAGCCTTAGGGTGCGGGGAAATAGTGCGAAGCAACATTGTTTCCCATTTATCCGTTACAGACAGGCAGTTGATTTTACGGGCAGTGGCCCTGCATAACCGTCCCCGGCTTCCCGTAACGCTTGGGGCTGATTTAGGCCTTTTGGCCCGTCTGCTCAGGGATGCGGACAAGATTGATATTTTTAATGTAATGAAAAATCATTATCTGAATCCGGATTCAAGTCACGGTTTTATTACTTATAATCTGCACGATGACGGCAAAATACCTGAAATTGCTGCCTTGGCCCTTCTTGAAACCCGGCAGAATCATTTAAGCTTTGTAAACACGCTTAATGACATGAGGATTTTTCAGGCCGGAATGGTCTATGATTTAAATTTTCCTGCCGCTGCCGACGCTATCCTGGATATGGAAGTTATTCCTGTCCTGTTAGACGGTATTCCCCCATCAGATTTGATTACCCGACTGGAGCAGGCGCTTTTAGATCATCTCAAAGCTCTTGCTTCATCGAACCACGGAAAGCACGTAAATAAGTTTGATTACTGA
- a CDS encoding potassium channel protein, with amino-acid sequence MKITVFIAVLFFILGTAGYMSIEGWGLLDSAYMAAITLSTVGFLEVHDLSDGGRLFTIFLIFTGVGYFLYLCGIFISSVVDGEIKNMLGRQRLDNKIKKMKDHYIICGYGRIGRVLCKFVAEDTHNIVVVEQKEKLKDILEKDKMYYIIGDAGNEEVLELAGIKRARALVAALATDTENVFVVLTARQLNPDIYIMARAASNMVKNKLYVAGANQVESPYDVGGVSMGLKLLRPTVSNFLNTALSRESDAIQIEEAFVPEVSDYIGKQLKNSGIRQDYNLIIIAINEKSGHMVFAPHFETIIHPGDTLIVMGKAEDLKGFRRALGNV; translated from the coding sequence ATGAAAATAACCGTATTTATCGCGGTCCTGTTTTTTATACTCGGCACTGCCGGATATATGTCCATTGAAGGCTGGGGGCTTCTAGATTCTGCCTACATGGCGGCAATTACCCTGAGTACGGTGGGTTTTCTTGAAGTCCACGATCTATCTGACGGCGGACGGTTGTTCACCATTTTTCTAATATTTACAGGCGTAGGATACTTTTTGTATCTATGCGGCATTTTCATCAGTTCGGTGGTGGACGGTGAAATTAAAAATATGCTGGGGAGGCAGCGTTTGGACAACAAAATAAAAAAAATGAAAGATCATTATATAATCTGCGGGTACGGTCGTATCGGCAGAGTTCTGTGCAAATTCGTGGCAGAAGATACCCATAACATCGTTGTGGTAGAACAGAAAGAAAAACTCAAAGATATCCTGGAAAAGGATAAAATGTACTACATTATCGGAGATGCCGGGAATGAGGAAGTTCTGGAACTAGCCGGAATTAAACGAGCAAGGGCGCTGGTGGCAGCCCTTGCAACGGATACGGAAAATGTGTTCGTGGTACTCACAGCCAGGCAACTCAATCCCGACATTTATATTATGGCCCGGGCAGCTAGCAACATGGTGAAAAACAAACTCTATGTGGCCGGTGCGAACCAGGTCGAATCCCCCTATGATGTTGGTGGGGTTTCCATGGGATTGAAACTGTTGCGCCCTACGGTTTCCAATTTCCTGAACACTGCGCTGTCCCGGGAAAGCGATGCCATACAGATTGAAGAAGCCTTTGTACCGGAGGTATCGGATTATATTGGGAAACAACTTAAAAATTCCGGTATTCGGCAGGATTACAACCTGATCATCATCGCAATCAATGAGAAGTCAGGCCATATGGTGTTTGCCCCTCATTTTGAAACCATTATCCACCCCGGGGACACACTTATTGTCATGGGAAAAGCCGAAGACCTGAAGGGGTTTAGACGTGCACTTGGTAATGTATAA
- a CDS encoding LysM peptidoglycan-binding domain-containing protein: protein MFFFRDIIIKRFIIPAILVFVTPCASFSATGVKTSFKKYSLFTYNERVYLCEPYLVQKDEWLYKIFRQKGEISAADFPLFLKIFKNINPKIGNIDAISPGSRILIPLKQVDKNAYEQGSKGTVEVPVLAFSTQITPTTISQHTHKHEVKAGDTVSTLLSKEFLTSLGNVSKVGEKTMLQLNPGIKDINSIYQGASIIIPDPSILSQPWFNDFIAMGKKNAPPAEVGPTYIPEKKLTAPHASKPISMAELAHLKRYTQLIQGRLMHQGKLFFPPGNQENNPKFIDLSKTPVISDSTGRKTVLLGSETTEASLDPDLVAAMKAYWKDLQFKKFSEVLNAKMLFNTQTMKDNPNHQDSLIKTLLAATAYSYESQVFFPVSLNNVQLTVSLGRITHDHSPDMLINSGGVYGSALDVLKRQGYRIINLPSNLSFEDVCTRLFSRLGYQVWKNPSFNADQKVKNIPGIYAEKGKKKLFLTRTPLFKSATTFLKNEKIDVIMLK from the coding sequence ATGTTTTTTTTCCGGGACATCATAATAAAACGTTTTATTATCCCGGCCATACTGGTTTTTGTCACCCCTTGCGCCTCTTTTTCAGCAACGGGGGTGAAAACCAGTTTTAAAAAGTATTCCTTGTTTACTTACAATGAGCGGGTTTACCTGTGCGAGCCTTACCTGGTCCAGAAAGATGAATGGCTGTATAAAATTTTTCGTCAAAAAGGAGAAATATCCGCGGCGGATTTCCCGCTGTTCTTAAAAATATTTAAAAACATTAATCCGAAAATCGGCAATATTGACGCCATTTCCCCTGGCAGCCGGATTCTGATCCCCCTCAAGCAGGTGGATAAAAACGCTTATGAACAGGGCAGCAAGGGGACTGTGGAGGTACCGGTTTTGGCGTTCTCAACACAAATCACACCAACTACCATATCCCAGCACACACACAAACACGAGGTCAAAGCCGGAGATACCGTATCTACATTACTCTCCAAAGAATTTTTAACATCCTTGGGCAATGTGTCCAAGGTGGGTGAAAAAACGATGCTTCAGCTGAATCCAGGTATTAAGGACATCAACAGTATATATCAGGGGGCAAGCATTATAATCCCCGATCCTTCAATTCTTTCCCAGCCGTGGTTTAATGATTTTATTGCCATGGGAAAAAAAAATGCACCGCCTGCAGAAGTCGGTCCCACCTACATTCCCGAAAAAAAACTAACAGCCCCCCATGCGTCAAAACCTATTTCCATGGCGGAGTTGGCACATTTAAAACGATATACCCAGCTTATCCAGGGCCGCCTTATGCACCAAGGGAAACTGTTTTTCCCGCCCGGCAACCAGGAAAACAATCCTAAATTTATTGACTTGTCAAAAACACCTGTTATCAGTGACAGCACAGGAAGAAAAACCGTGCTGCTTGGATCTGAGACCACTGAAGCGTCCTTGGATCCTGATCTTGTTGCTGCCATGAAAGCCTACTGGAAGGATCTGCAATTTAAGAAATTCAGTGAAGTCCTCAATGCCAAGATGCTGTTCAACACACAGACCATGAAAGATAACCCCAACCACCAGGATTCATTGATCAAAACTCTTCTGGCTGCCACAGCCTATTCCTATGAATCCCAGGTATTTTTCCCCGTATCCTTAAACAATGTACAGTTAACAGTCTCTTTAGGCAGAATCACCCATGACCACTCCCCTGATATGTTAATCAATTCGGGAGGCGTTTACGGCAGTGCCCTTGACGTCTTAAAACGCCAGGGATACCGGATAATAAACCTACCATCGAATCTCTCTTTTGAAGATGTTTGTACCCGTCTTTTTTCCCGGCTTGGGTATCAGGTATGGAAAAATCCATCATTCAATGCGGACCAAAAAGTGAAAAATATTCCGGGTATTTATGCTGAAAAAGGCAAAAAAAAGCTTTTTTTGACCAGAACCCCTCTTTTCAAAAGTGCCACAACCTTTCTGAAAAATGAAAAAATTGATGTAATTATGCTTAAATAA
- a CDS encoding protein-L-isoaspartate(D-aspartate) O-methyltransferase: MNDESTKFSRWRRDMVENQIIARGINDPLVLQAMSQVPRHLFVSEALVDSAYGDFPLPIGEGQTISQPFIIAEMTQSLSLTGQERVLEIGTGSGYQAAILSHIVYRVYTIERNNTLYLQTRKLFDRLKYHNIVTRYSDGTLGWKSESPFDAIIVTAGGNQIPEPLVNQLNEGGRLVMPVGGVHSQELLRIEKTSTGIRTVNLGGCRFVKLIGEHGWKA, encoded by the coding sequence ATGAACGACGAATCCACAAAATTTTCGCGCTGGCGCAGGGATATGGTAGAAAATCAGATCATTGCCAGGGGGATAAACGATCCTCTGGTGCTCCAGGCCATGAGCCAGGTGCCCCGCCATTTGTTTGTCAGTGAAGCCCTGGTGGACAGCGCCTATGGGGATTTTCCGCTTCCCATTGGTGAGGGCCAAACCATTTCCCAGCCTTTTATCATCGCTGAAATGACCCAGAGTCTAAGCCTGACAGGTCAGGAACGTGTGCTTGAAATCGGCACGGGTTCCGGTTACCAGGCTGCTATTCTGTCCCATATTGTTTACAGGGTGTATACCATTGAACGGAACAATACCCTATATCTGCAGACCCGGAAACTGTTTGACCGTCTGAAATATCATAATATCGTAACCCGCTATTCCGACGGCACCCTGGGCTGGAAATCCGAAAGTCCCTTTGACGCCATCATTGTTACGGCCGGGGGCAATCAGATTCCTGAACCTTTAGTGAATCAGCTTAACGAGGGTGGGCGTTTGGTCATGCCTGTGGGGGGGGTGCACTCCCAGGAGCTTTTACGCATTGAAAAAACCAGCACCGGCATCAGGACGGTCAATCTGGGGGGCTGTCGTTTTGTCAAGCTGATCGGCGAACACGGATGGAAGGCTTAA
- a CDS encoding DUF368 domain-containing protein, whose translation MSFFSSAVSATIKELLMGFCLGVANIIPGVSGGTFLLVFGIYERVFLILNQINKSFVLKCLELVFSCFRRPVMGIQNVYIFFRETGFFFLFKLAAGTIVAILALSSLMKYLLLYHFCLTYSFFFGLILVSVVIPVKMLKRFDTWAVFCLLIGIGVTVWVSAMVNPYDKIKIKSDHLARTYQVPSAPADGLGGSVPGSRKIVSTAQGYSSGDYLYISLCGALAISATVLPGVSGSLVLILMGTYFDVISAISELKFFHLETFIFLGIFALGVTFGGLLFARLVSFVFCRFYNATMAFLGGLMAGSLYALWPFKKTVFMAQQYVKRAGEVVCLQNMTVQTNINVLPTNDDPVIAAFVFFVLGGIIMMLFVRKDAAVSAVGK comes from the coding sequence ATGTCCTTTTTTTCTTCGGCTGTTTCGGCAACCATAAAAGAGTTGCTTATGGGGTTTTGTTTAGGTGTTGCCAATATCATCCCGGGCGTTTCCGGCGGGACCTTTCTGCTGGTTTTCGGAATATATGAACGGGTATTTTTAATTTTAAACCAGATCAATAAATCCTTTGTCTTGAAATGCCTTGAACTTGTTTTTTCCTGTTTCAGGCGCCCGGTTATGGGGATTCAAAATGTTTATATATTTTTCAGGGAAACCGGTTTTTTTTTCCTGTTTAAGCTTGCCGCCGGGACCATCGTTGCTATTCTTGCTTTGTCCAGTCTGATGAAATATCTTTTACTTTACCATTTTTGTTTAACTTATTCTTTTTTCTTCGGATTGATTTTAGTCTCTGTCGTTATACCGGTAAAGATGCTTAAGCGGTTTGATACCTGGGCCGTGTTTTGTCTTTTGATCGGTATCGGCGTCACTGTGTGGGTATCAGCCATGGTCAACCCCTATGATAAAATCAAAATAAAGTCCGATCATCTTGCCCGGACTTACCAGGTCCCGTCCGCTCCTGCTGACGGTCTGGGTGGTTCTGTGCCTGGGTCGAGAAAAATTGTTTCAACAGCCCAAGGTTATTCTTCCGGAGACTATCTGTATATTTCTCTTTGCGGGGCCCTTGCCATTTCCGCTACTGTGCTTCCGGGTGTCAGCGGTTCCCTGGTATTGATTTTAATGGGTACCTATTTTGATGTTATTTCAGCCATTTCTGAATTAAAGTTTTTTCATTTGGAGACATTTATTTTTTTGGGAATATTCGCCCTGGGAGTCACCTTCGGCGGCCTTTTGTTTGCACGGCTGGTCAGCTTTGTCTTTTGCCGGTTCTATAATGCCACCATGGCGTTTTTAGGTGGGCTCATGGCCGGTTCACTATACGCGTTGTGGCCTTTTAAAAAGACCGTATTTATGGCGCAGCAATATGTGAAGCGGGCCGGGGAAGTGGTCTGCCTTCAAAATATGACAGTCCAGACCAATATTAATGTTTTGCCGACCAACGATGATCCAGTGATCGCAGCGTTTGTTTTTTTTGTACTTGGCGGCATTATCATGATGCTTTTTGTCAGAAAAGACGCCGCTGTTTCGGCAGTAGGCAAATAA
- a CDS encoding tetratricopeptide repeat protein: MKTKLLILVCICAVMTASCTSTVQTQKQNKIAQAIKKEGDVFQAQGNHTAALNKLLEAEKMAPDDPYIKNSLGLAYMGKERDDMAIQAFNKALALKPDYTEALNNLGAAYLRDEKWDIAINTFEKVLEDITYPTPHYPLANIGWAQLAQNNYPAAQKYFLKAIKEVPGFIPAIHGLAQLYIRTGQADRAITYLNKNIRKYPGTVIFHADLAQAYEARGRISKAIKAWQMVTQLASENSNLYHKAEQRLFELQ; encoded by the coding sequence ATGAAAACCAAACTGCTTATCCTGGTTTGTATCTGTGCTGTCATGACGGCATCCTGCACCTCAACGGTACAGACCCAGAAACAAAATAAAATCGCCCAAGCCATCAAGAAGGAGGGCGATGTATTCCAGGCCCAAGGAAACCATACGGCTGCATTGAACAAACTGCTTGAAGCAGAAAAAATGGCGCCGGACGACCCATATATTAAAAACAGCCTGGGATTGGCCTATATGGGAAAAGAACGTGATGATATGGCCATCCAGGCCTTTAACAAAGCCCTGGCACTCAAACCCGATTACACCGAGGCCCTTAACAATCTTGGTGCAGCTTACCTTCGGGATGAAAAATGGGATATTGCCATAAATACATTTGAAAAGGTTCTTGAAGATATCACCTACCCCACTCCCCATTACCCCTTGGCCAATATCGGATGGGCCCAACTGGCACAGAACAACTATCCTGCAGCCCAAAAATATTTCCTTAAAGCAATAAAGGAAGTACCGGGATTTATTCCTGCCATCCATGGCCTTGCCCAGCTATATATCCGAACCGGACAGGCAGACAGGGCCATAACGTATCTGAACAAAAATATAAGAAAATACCCGGGCACTGTCATATTCCATGCAGACCTTGCCCAGGCCTATGAAGCCCGCGGCCGGATTTCCAAGGCCATTAAAGCCTGGCAGATGGTCACACAGTTGGCCTCTGAAAATTCAAACCTTTACCACAAGGCTGAACAGCGCCTGTTTGAACTGCAGTAG
- a CDS encoding Hsp33 family molecular chaperone HslO, with amino-acid sequence MIKKDIFDHDVKAQFQASAKERLYRFLMADDQIKGVVVHATRMVKEMQANHGLGPLESLILGQAYIAAALISAPLKGRDRIAMNIQCSGPIKGLDVEANAFGEIRGYLKTNSIKVKNPEKIKWLSTLYGAGFLSVTRYIEDTNRPYTGQIALVHGSIAEDLAEYFLTSEQIPSGFSLSVAFDENENITGAGGIFLQAMPGAQPDNVVRAETMIQNIDALGHRFAQDQTPESIIKTGFADLSPRFIDSSRIEFYCRCSKERMADYLKNLPKEDCADILENGPFPLELRCHHCNSVYRFSQTELTGVLNLK; translated from the coding sequence ATGATAAAAAAAGACATATTTGACCATGATGTAAAAGCCCAGTTCCAGGCATCGGCCAAAGAACGGCTGTACCGCTTTTTAATGGCGGATGATCAGATCAAAGGAGTGGTCGTACATGCCACCCGGATGGTCAAGGAGATGCAGGCAAACCATGGCCTGGGACCTTTGGAATCTCTGATTCTTGGCCAGGCATACATTGCCGCGGCCCTGATAAGCGCCCCCCTGAAAGGCCGGGACCGGATTGCAATGAATATCCAGTGCTCCGGCCCCATAAAAGGCCTTGATGTGGAGGCCAATGCATTCGGGGAGATCCGCGGATATTTGAAAACCAACTCCATTAAAGTGAAAAATCCGGAAAAAATCAAATGGCTATCCACCCTTTACGGGGCGGGTTTTTTGTCGGTGACCAGGTACATAGAAGATACAAACCGACCCTATACCGGCCAGATCGCCTTGGTTCACGGCTCCATTGCCGAAGATCTGGCTGAATATTTTCTAACTTCGGAACAAATTCCTTCCGGTTTCAGCCTGAGCGTGGCCTTTGATGAAAATGAAAACATTACCGGTGCAGGTGGAATCTTTCTGCAGGCGATGCCGGGTGCCCAACCCGACAACGTTGTCCGGGCCGAAACCATGATTCAAAACATTGATGCGTTAGGCCATCGCTTTGCCCAGGATCAAACGCCAGAATCCATCATTAAGACCGGTTTTGCCGACTTGTCACCGAGGTTTATAGACAGTTCCCGGATAGAATTTTACTGCCGCTGTTCAAAGGAGCGGATGGCAGACTACCTAAAGAATCTACCCAAAGAAGACTGTGCCGATATTCTTGAAAACGGTCCCTTTCCATTGGAGCTTCGATGCCATCACTGCAATTCCGTCTATCGATTCAGTCAAACGGAGTTAACCGGCGTTCTTAACTTAAAATAA
- a CDS encoding 5-formyltetrahydrofolate cyclo-ligase → MDEAKSGKNSVLSQVAERMDALSPEQIEEKYNIIENKLFEFANFLESHQVLMYPPGSKEIPTEKIIRKAMEIEKSIILPVFTEAKNTFLLYKISHFDKDLVLNAHDMLEPNPGRCKKIALDDVDIAIIPGLAFDDKGGRMGFGNNYYSKLITKLPETCRKVALAYEEQIVDQIQMESRKYTVDIIITDTRVIYKI, encoded by the coding sequence ATGGATGAAGCTAAAAGCGGTAAAAACAGTGTGTTAAGCCAGGTGGCTGAACGCATGGACGCCCTGTCTCCGGAACAGATTGAAGAAAAATACAATATTATTGAAAATAAATTATTCGAATTTGCGAACTTTTTAGAATCCCATCAGGTGCTTATGTACCCGCCTGGAAGTAAGGAAATTCCTACTGAAAAAATTATCCGCAAAGCTATGGAAATCGAGAAAAGTATTATTCTGCCGGTATTTACGGAGGCTAAAAATACTTTCCTTTTGTATAAGATCAGTCATTTTGATAAGGATTTGGTGCTCAACGCCCATGACATGCTCGAGCCCAATCCGGGGCGGTGCAAGAAAATAGCTCTGGATGATGTGGATATTGCCATTATCCCGGGTCTGGCCTTTGATGACAAGGGCGGACGCATGGGGTTCGGAAACAACTACTATTCAAAGCTGATTACAAAATTGCCTGAAACCTGTCGTAAGGTAGCGTTGGCTTATGAAGAACAAATTGTTGACCAGATTCAAATGGAATCAAGAAAATATACGGTGGACATTATTATTACCGATACCCGGGTAATTTATAAAATTTAG
- a CDS encoding FAD-binding protein codes for MILIQKFKDIVGDAFVFNDEPTIQRYSRATLPESTTPAAVLKPLNSSEVTEIIKTAKEYHVGIYPVSRGCNWGYGSACAVGNGQVILDLSRMNRIIHVDETLAYAVIEPGVTQIQLVSYLKENNIKLWLDCSGSGPEASILGNTLERGFGHTPYGDHFLHSCGMEVILGDGRTLKTGYGHYDNAQATHVFKYGIGPYMDGLFTQSNFGVVTRLGIWLMPEPECLNMFYCTVPREGDLAAVVDALRPLKLSGQVKSLIHIGNDLRVFSSFNQYPWKKAGNKTPLTDDLREQFCKKGGFGAWNVSGAIYGSRAQIRMTRKALKKALKPLGQIRFIGDRTLEIVNRLSRIFDRFSLFSDLETKFKSLDKVYGLLKGEPTDAFLFGTLWRVKTAVNQGAVADPLDFNAGMMWIAPIMPMMGGTAERLIQLVNPVFEEYGFEPLITVSLITERAMVSVITISYDKDDPGECKRAQECYDTFFSLIMSQGYVPYRTNIHTMKKLADRSQTFWEVTKDIKSVLDPEGIIAPGRYQPFDEV; via the coding sequence ATGATTCTCATACAAAAATTTAAAGATATTGTTGGCGATGCGTTTGTATTTAACGATGAGCCGACGATTCAGCGATATTCCCGGGCCACACTGCCGGAAAGTACGACGCCAGCGGCTGTTTTAAAACCTTTAAACAGCAGTGAAGTAACGGAAATTATAAAAACGGCGAAAGAATATCATGTCGGTATTTATCCGGTGAGCCGGGGATGCAACTGGGGTTACGGCTCGGCTTGTGCTGTGGGGAATGGACAGGTGATTCTGGATTTGTCCCGGATGAACCGAATTATCCATGTGGATGAGACTTTGGCATATGCCGTGATTGAACCCGGCGTAACCCAGATTCAACTCGTATCCTATCTAAAAGAAAACAATATTAAACTGTGGCTGGACTGCAGCGGATCAGGACCCGAGGCCAGTATTTTGGGTAACACCCTTGAACGGGGGTTCGGGCATACGCCTTATGGGGATCATTTTTTGCATTCTTGCGGTATGGAAGTGATTTTAGGGGATGGTCGGACCCTGAAAACAGGGTATGGGCATTATGATAATGCCCAAGCCACCCATGTATTTAAATACGGTATCGGGCCTTACATGGATGGGTTGTTTACCCAGTCCAATTTCGGTGTCGTAACCCGGCTGGGAATCTGGTTGATGCCCGAACCGGAATGTCTGAATATGTTTTACTGCACCGTTCCCCGGGAAGGGGATCTGGCTGCAGTGGTGGATGCGTTGCGTCCCCTGAAGCTAAGTGGGCAGGTCAAAAGCCTGATTCATATCGGCAATGATTTGAGGGTGTTTTCTTCATTTAATCAGTACCCTTGGAAAAAGGCCGGAAACAAAACACCATTGACTGATGATCTGCGAGAGCAGTTCTGTAAAAAAGGCGGATTCGGGGCCTGGAATGTCAGCGGGGCCATTTATGGCAGTCGGGCGCAGATTCGGATGACGAGGAAGGCTTTGAAAAAGGCGTTGAAACCGCTGGGACAAATTCGGTTTATCGGAGACCGAACTCTGGAGATCGTAAACCGCTTGTCAAGAATTTTTGATCGGTTTTCTTTGTTTTCAGACTTGGAAACCAAATTTAAATCTCTGGACAAGGTATACGGACTGCTCAAGGGTGAGCCCACAGATGCTTTTTTGTTTGGTACGCTGTGGCGGGTCAAAACAGCGGTTAATCAAGGGGCCGTGGCCGATCCCCTTGATTTCAACGCCGGTATGATGTGGATTGCCCCGATCATGCCCATGATGGGGGGGACGGCAGAGCGTTTGATTCAACTGGTGAATCCGGTGTTTGAAGAATACGGTTTTGAGCCTTTGATCACCGTGTCACTGATCACTGAGCGGGCTATGGTCAGCGTCATTACCATTTCTTATGACAAGGATGATCCAGGTGAATGCAAAAGGGCACAAGAATGTTATGATACTTTTTTCAGCCTGATCATGTCCCAGGGGTATGTGCCGTACCGGACCAATATCCATACTATGAAAAAACTGGCTGACCGGTCCCAGACCTTTTGGGAAGTAACTAAAGATATCAAATCGGTGTTGGATCCTGAGGGTATCATCGCCCCTGGACGATATCAGCCATTTGACGAGGTCTGA
- the serS gene encoding serine--tRNA ligase, which yields MLDIKLIKNDLDTVVQGMKKRRTNIDFSAFLENEEKRKALLIDIEELRHLRNTVSSEIAKMKKSGQDAQPSINKMKGVSEKIKEMDKVLNELEDWVKAFLINIPNLPHEDVPTGKDDTENRLEKTWGTPRSFDFQIKDHADIAESLGILNLRCAAKLAGARFPLYIGAGARLERALINFMLDIHITEHGYTEVLPPFIVNRETMTGTGQLPKFEEDLFKLEGWDYYLIPTSEVPMTNIPAGEILDEAALPMKFTAFTPCFRSEAGSYGKDTKGLIRQHQFNKVEMVKVTSPETSFNELESLLSNAEDILQRLELPYQVVTLCTGDLGFSATKTYDIEVWMPGQDKYREISSCSNCLDFQARRANIRFRRENAKKPEFCHTLNGSGLAVGRTFAAILENYQMEDGTVKVPKALVPYMGGIEIIEYES from the coding sequence ATGCTTGACATAAAATTGATTAAAAACGACCTGGACACTGTTGTCCAGGGCATGAAAAAACGCCGGACAAACATTGATTTTTCCGCGTTTCTTGAAAATGAGGAAAAAAGAAAAGCTCTTTTAATTGATATTGAAGAGTTGCGCCATCTAAGAAATACTGTTTCTAGTGAAATTGCTAAAATGAAGAAATCCGGCCAAGACGCCCAACCAAGCATAAATAAAATGAAAGGCGTTTCTGAAAAAATTAAGGAAATGGACAAAGTACTCAATGAACTGGAGGACTGGGTCAAGGCATTCCTTATTAATATTCCCAATCTGCCCCATGAAGATGTTCCCACAGGAAAGGATGACACTGAAAACCGGCTTGAAAAGACGTGGGGGACACCCCGGTCCTTTGATTTTCAAATCAAGGATCATGCGGACATCGCCGAAAGCTTAGGTATTCTCAATCTTAGGTGTGCAGCAAAACTGGCCGGTGCCAGATTCCCTTTATACATAGGCGCAGGTGCGCGCCTGGAACGGGCTTTAATTAATTTTATGCTGGATATTCACATCACAGAGCACGGGTATACGGAAGTTCTACCGCCGTTTATCGTAAATAGAGAAACCATGACCGGAACGGGCCAGTTGCCTAAATTTGAAGAAGATCTTTTTAAACTTGAAGGCTGGGATTACTACCTGATTCCTACATCAGAAGTACCCATGACCAACATCCCGGCAGGGGAAATCCTGGATGAGGCCGCGTTACCCATGAAGTTCACGGCATTTACCCCCTGTTTCAGATCCGAAGCAGGTTCCTATGGCAAAGACACCAAAGGACTGATCCGGCAGCACCAGTTCAACAAGGTGGAGATGGTAAAAGTTACCTCCCCGGAGACCTCATTTAATGAGCTTGAATCATTGCTGTCCAATGCGGAAGACATTCTCCAGCGCCTTGAACTACCCTACCAGGTGGTCACCTTGTGCACCGGGGATTTAGGATTTTCCGCCACCAAAACCTATGACATTGAAGTGTGGATGCCCGGCCAGGATAAATACAGAGAGATTTCATCATGTTCAAACTGCCTTGATTTCCAGGCCAGGCGGGCAAACATCCGGTTCAGACGGGAAAACGCCAAAAAACCTGAGTTCTGCCACACCCTGAACGGGTCCGGGCTGGCCGTAGGCAGAACCTTTGCAGCAATTCTTGAAAACTATCAAATGGAAGATGGAACCGTCAAAGTGCCCAAAGCACTGGTACCGTATATGGGAGGTATAGAAATAATTGAATATGAATCTTAA